A window of the Synechococcus sp. LTW-R genome harbors these coding sequences:
- the truB gene encoding tRNA pseudouridine(55) synthase TruB, giving the protein MSSHSCVSRIRRAYGLKRVGHGGTLDPAVTGVLPIALGPATRLLPYLEGDKTYRGIVQLGVRTDSDDLEGEVLEERPIPSLSDTDLVSALAPFRGAIQQRPPAVSAVHVNGERAYKLARAGQCPELAPRPVTIHRLALLDWDPVQGRLELEVHCSAGTYIRSLARDLGDALGCGGSLARLRRTRALGFGLEQSVPLEQLEGEPPALLNPLEVLGHLPQHQLDGEGMTGWRCGRIQSCDPSWVLESPVVVVDPDGNLAGMARVASPGQLQPKLVLDAAG; this is encoded by the coding sequence ATGAGCTCCCACAGCTGTGTCTCGCGCATCCGCCGGGCCTATGGGCTCAAACGGGTGGGCCATGGGGGGACCTTGGACCCGGCCGTGACCGGAGTCCTCCCCATCGCCCTGGGCCCCGCCACCCGGCTGCTGCCTTACCTGGAGGGCGACAAGACCTACCGGGGCATCGTCCAGCTAGGGGTGCGCACCGACAGCGATGACCTGGAGGGGGAGGTGCTCGAGGAGCGGCCGATCCCCAGCCTCAGCGACACGGACCTCGTCAGCGCCCTCGCCCCCTTCCGCGGAGCCATCCAGCAACGTCCGCCGGCGGTCTCCGCGGTTCATGTCAATGGCGAGCGGGCCTACAAGCTGGCCCGCGCCGGCCAATGCCCGGAGCTCGCCCCCCGGCCCGTCACGATTCACCGCCTCGCGTTGCTGGATTGGGATCCAGTCCAGGGCCGTCTCGAACTGGAGGTGCATTGCAGCGCCGGCACCTACATCCGCTCCTTGGCCCGCGACCTCGGCGACGCCCTGGGCTGCGGCGGCAGCCTTGCGCGCTTGCGGCGAACCCGGGCCCTGGGGTTTGGTCTTGAGCAAAGCGTGCCGTTGGAGCAGCTGGAGGGGGAGCCCCCCGCCCTCCTGAATCCCCTGGAGGTGCTTGGCCACCTGCCCCAGCATCAGCTCGATGGCGAGGGGATGACGGGCTGGCGCTGCGGTCGAATCCAGAGCTGTGACCCCAGCTGGGTCCTCGAGAGCCCGGTGGTGGTGGTGGATCCAGATGGCAACCTGGCGGGTATGGCCCGGGTTGCCTCCCCCGGGCAATTGCAACCCAAGCTCGTGCTCGACGCGGCGGGCTAG
- a CDS encoding queuosine precursor transporter, with the protein MPVDEALQQRRELAFLVLSGLFLGTMGMLNILGLTRFLQLGQIGSWPVVVAVGALPYPVTFLCTDLISEIWGEQRANQLVWVGLLLNGWIVLVLWLGGILPGLPGAPDETFFAVQGLAFGAVGASMAAYMAAQFTDVRLFHFWKRLTGGRALWLRNNGSTLVSQLVDTTAVVLISHYAAHVLPVRADLPVAPQLLSFIASGYLFKALAALLDTLPFYWLTAWLRRWLKVPGAGAELVPEQRPLR; encoded by the coding sequence ATGCCCGTGGATGAGGCTCTGCAACAGCGCCGGGAGCTGGCCTTTCTGGTGCTCTCCGGTCTGTTCCTGGGAACGATGGGGATGTTGAACATCCTCGGGCTGACGCGCTTTCTGCAGCTCGGTCAGATCGGGTCCTGGCCGGTGGTGGTGGCCGTCGGTGCCCTCCCCTATCCGGTGACTTTTCTCTGCACGGACTTGATCAGTGAGATCTGGGGCGAGCAGCGGGCCAATCAGCTGGTTTGGGTGGGGCTGCTGCTCAATGGCTGGATCGTGCTGGTGCTCTGGCTCGGCGGCATCTTGCCGGGCCTGCCCGGGGCACCCGATGAGACCTTTTTCGCGGTGCAGGGCTTGGCCTTTGGCGCGGTGGGCGCCTCGATGGCGGCCTATATGGCGGCGCAGTTCACCGATGTGCGTCTCTTCCATTTCTGGAAACGCCTGACGGGTGGCCGGGCGCTGTGGTTGCGCAATAACGGCTCCACCCTGGTGAGTCAGCTGGTGGATACGACGGCGGTGGTGCTGATCAGCCACTACGCCGCCCATGTCTTGCCGGTTCGAGCGGATCTCCCGGTGGCGCCCCAGCTGCTGAGCTTCATCGCCAGCGGCTATCTCTTCAAGGCCTTGGCGGCCTTGCTGGACACCTTGCCCTTCTATTGGCTGACGGCCTGGTTACGCCGTTGGTTGAAGGTGCCTGGGGCCGGGGCGGAGTTGGTCCCTGAGCAGCGACCTCTACGGTGA
- a CDS encoding bifunctional 2-polyprenyl-6-hydroxyphenol methylase/3-demethylubiquinol 3-O-methyltransferase UbiG, whose protein sequence is MTVTAPLSLDHFFAGGFDLRQQLGAHLSLSAAELERQLPLATEALAAAHPGAFNPDQAGSFYENEVGHAHLLELAAWHLSSADYIADTLRLQAMFAKGHVLDFGGGIGTHALAAAALPAVEAVWFVDLNPANRAFVTERAERFGLAHKLRCFRDLGDAALPAQFDTVVCLDVLEHLNAPSAQLEQFAQRMGPEAIALLNWYFFQGFNGEYPFHFDDPALVERFFRTLQARFLEVFHPYLITTRAYRLA, encoded by the coding sequence ATGACCGTCACCGCCCCTCTCTCCCTCGATCATTTCTTCGCTGGAGGCTTTGATCTGCGCCAGCAATTGGGGGCCCATCTCTCGCTCTCGGCGGCTGAGCTCGAGCGGCAATTGCCCTTGGCCACCGAAGCCCTCGCCGCCGCCCATCCGGGGGCCTTCAATCCCGATCAGGCCGGCAGCTTCTACGAAAACGAGGTGGGCCATGCCCATCTGCTGGAGCTCGCGGCTTGGCACCTGAGCAGCGCCGATTACATCGCGGACACCCTGCGGCTGCAGGCGATGTTTGCCAAAGGGCATGTGCTCGATTTCGGCGGCGGCATCGGCACCCACGCCTTGGCGGCAGCGGCCCTTCCCGCCGTGGAGGCGGTCTGGTTTGTCGACCTCAACCCAGCGAACCGCGCGTTCGTGACGGAGCGGGCTGAGCGCTTTGGTCTGGCCCACAAGTTGCGCTGTTTCCGCGACCTCGGGGATGCCGCACTTCCGGCCCAGTTCGACACGGTGGTCTGTCTGGATGTGCTCGAGCACCTCAATGCCCCATCGGCGCAACTCGAGCAGTTCGCGCAGCGGATGGGGCCCGAGGCCATTGCCTTGCTCAATTGGTATTTCTTCCAGGGCTTCAACGGCGAGTACCCGTTCCACTTCGACGATCCGGCCTTAGTGGAGCGCTTCTTTCGCACCCTCCAGGCCCGTTTCCTCGAGGTGTTTCACCCCTACCTGATCACCACCCGCGCCTATCGCCTGGCCTGA
- the rpmA gene encoding 50S ribosomal protein L27: protein MAHKKGTGSTRNGRDSNAKRLGVKRYGGESVSAGSILIRQRGTSVLPGSNVGRGADDTLFALVDGVVSFDTIKRGLRTRKRINVAVG from the coding sequence ATGGCCCACAAGAAAGGCACCGGCTCCACCCGTAACGGCCGCGACTCCAACGCCAAGCGTCTGGGCGTCAAGCGCTACGGCGGCGAATCCGTCAGCGCCGGCTCGATCCTGATCCGCCAGCGCGGCACCTCCGTCCTCCCCGGCAGCAACGTCGGCCGCGGTGCCGATGACACCCTCTTCGCCCTCGTGGATGGCGTGGTCAGCTTCGACACCATCAAGCGTGGCCTGCGCACCCGCAAGCGCATCAACGTGGCCGTCGGCTGA
- the rplU gene encoding 50S ribosomal protein L21: MSTDSQTGPYAIVETSGTQVWVQPNRYYDLNRIHAEVDSTLTLENVLLVNDGKAASVGQPYVKGATVELQVMAHRRGQKVIVYKMRPKKKTRRKNGHRQELTRVMVKSISVGGKALA, from the coding sequence GCCATCGTCGAAACGTCGGGCACCCAGGTCTGGGTCCAGCCCAACCGTTACTACGACCTCAACCGGATCCACGCCGAGGTCGACAGCACCCTCACCCTCGAGAACGTGCTGCTGGTGAACGACGGCAAGGCCGCCAGTGTCGGTCAGCCCTACGTGAAAGGCGCCACCGTTGAGCTGCAGGTGATGGCTCACCGCCGCGGCCAGAAGGTCATCGTCTACAAGATGCGCCCGAAGAAGAAGACCCGCCGTAAGAACGGTCACCGTCAGGAGCTCACCCGCGTGATGGTCAAGTCCATCAGCGTCGGCGGCAAAGCACTGGCCTGA